ACTGTCAATGAATAAAATTCAGAAGATCAATGACGCAGAACTACAAAGTGGAATTCTCAGCCCGCATCATTCATGGCATAACGAATATAAAGATAATGCCTACATATATATTGGAAACCTGAACAGAGAATTAACGGAAGGAGACATACTAACAGTATTTTCAGAATATGGAGTACCTGTAGATATAATAATTAGTAGGGATGAAAATACAGGGGAATCACAAGGCTATGCTTATTTAAAATATGAGGACCAAAGGTCAACGATCCTCGCAGTTGATAATCTAAATGGATATAAAATCGGTGAGAGAGCCCTAAAAG
This genomic window from Saccharomyces mikatae IFO 1815 strain IFO1815 genome assembly, chromosome: 9 contains:
- the IST3 gene encoding U2 snRNP complex subunit IST3 (similar to Saccharomyces cerevisiae IST3 (YIR005W); ancestral locus Anc_7.159), yielding MNKIQKINDAELQSGILSPHHSWHNEYKDNAYIYIGNLNRELTEGDILTVFSEYGVPVDIIISRDENTGESQGYAYLKYEDQRSTILAVDNLNGYKIGERALKVDHTFYRPKKSLQKYYEAVKKELERDIVLSDDDKKLLISTKNDQSE